The genomic interval ACAGGAGTGGTGGCGGAACAAGTTGGCAAACACAATCAATGATTCTCGCTGTTATTGCGGGCGTGGGGGGCTTATCCGGAGCTCAAGATTCAAGTCTGGGCGCTGTTCTTGATCAACAATGTCATTTTCTTCCAGTTTATTATACAAAATGCCGCAAGCATTTCCATCTTCTTTATAATAATCTTTTGCACCACAAAAGGAGATGGTTTGAGTAGTTTCAGGCACTGCAGTTGGTGCATGATCGTTGCATGATCTTCTGTGTGTCGTGGGATCAATCCCTCGGTCGATGAGTCTTCTCCTTATGTGTGTGTTCCAGTAATTTTTTATCTCGTTATCTGTTCTTCCCGGTAATTTCCCTGCAATAAGAGACCACCTATACAAGAAATTACATTATTAATTCATTCTTCCTACGAATCAATCTAGCGTAATTATATATGTCTTATCTTTTGAAACTTGATGTTAAATTGTGGGCAAAATGAATTAAATGAAGGGACGGACCTCTAgcccaatattttttttttattacaaggCGTTACAGAGATTCAAGctaattttagttatttttgataaatatatatataaagttaagcatagtctaatttttttaaaagatatcACGGTGTAAATAACTCATAAAAGTTAATATCTAAAATATCTATTTAACTTTCACAATGAATAAATGTAGATTTTCGATATTTCAAAGGAGGTTTGGTGCAAATAACTCATagtgataaatttattttatcaattcttttatttaatagaatttaattttgaaagtgcgtttaaaatatattaaaaatatctctaaaatgtatattttgaatttaagTGAAACTTGTCTTATATTATACggttatatattaatttaaataatatataaattttgaaaaatgatattgattaaacttattttttgaaaattaactCTCTTATTTCGAATACGACAAGATTTataggtttttttttaaaaaaaacatatcaaTGTCATTTTGCTAACTATTTTCATATTAATTGTAGGAATTGTAGGAATTatcggttttttttttaaaaaaacgtaTCAAtatcatttttgaaaattaactctcctattcatttttttaatatatataaataaacttATTATATTAAGTTAAAGCTCACCTCAACAATTTTTGGATCTGTCCCTGATTAAATGCATGTCGGATTTAATGATTGGTAGCAAGGACAACGCGTTGAGTtttgttgaaaataaaaatatgatttttaacgcGTTTTCACACGGGCAAAAATTCCTATAAATATAACTCTCTctcttcattctgaaatcaatcATTTTTCGAGTTTTCTATTATCTGATGACATTTGAGTGTTtggttctataatatttgtgaggtgttttgttcttttgtattaaaagagtgtgtgttctctttggaacaCAGTGAGTGGTCTtataccataaaatattatagtgtaATTTTTCATCTTGCTCGTGGTTTTTaccataataatttttaggggtttttcacgtaaatctcgatgtcttgtttattttttatttttatatttattatctcaaattatcGAACGTGAGACCAACGTAAATTCATcctataaatgatttttttcaaataaagaagTGGGCTTTATTCGCAAATAAtgaaaaattatcaaatttgatgACTTAAAGCTGCTTCTTGATCTGCAGGCAGCAAACCATTGAAAATAACAGAAATTGAAATGTGAAATTtagttttaaaatacaaatactTATTGGTTCGTTTTATTTATCCTGACTACGAGAAGTCATCAAGAAATTTGAAGACTcgacaaaataaagaaaaaaatggaTCGACTTACTTGTTACCAAGAAGGCTATGGAGTTTGATGATGAATTCATCTTCCTCGTCTGTGAAGTTGCCCCGCTTAAGATCAGGTCTCAAGTAATTGATCCATCTCAGGCGGCAGCTCTTCCCGCAGCGAAGGAGCCCGGCGGCTTTGGGCAGGGACCGCCAGCAGCCCTCGCCATGAGCCTTGATATAAGCTCTGAGCCGATCATCTTCTTCTTTAGTCCATGCGCCTTTGTTCGTGTGACCTTTCTCACAACAAGGAGACCTTCCCATGCTTGTTCTTCTTGTTTTAGTTTAAATTttcaattgaaaaataaaagaaaaaataaaaaactctTAACTTTGCTCGTTTATCTCGCTTAATCTAGAGATGTTTTTGGGGCGCTGTCGATAGTGGATGGAGTGTGTTCGTATGTTTGCGCGTGTGtatgtgtgtctatatataaatatatataaaatttttgtGACTGTTCACGGCTTATTTTTATAAGatgaatattatattttgtcattcataaaaaatattatttttatttattgataCTCACAGAAAATTTTAGGGTCCACTTCCAACAAGTGTAACTAGTTCAGACGCAGGTTTTGaaattaccctgagcctgaaatcacgaataaGATCGTTAGAAGGGGACAGAAGGGTGTCTCGGCGTAACCACTCTGACGCTCAAGTTAAAGACTGAAGATATATGAGAGGAgaagctaagggtgctgctgaaaactaTCTTGAATCACATAACTGAATactcaaacctgatatttataagaGAATATCTGATCCTTGATGTGCTTGTCTTTCATTTGAGCTAGGGATgcgtgctgctgaaaacaatatctTGAATCCCCTAACTGAATATTCAAACCtaatatttataggagaatacctgacTTTTGATAGACTTATCTTCCATTTAGACTAAAGATGAACCAAGAATAGTGAGCTCACTTATGAGATAtcatttatgtatatatattaaaagTGAAGCAAGGGTGGCCACTTCAGTAGTTCATGTAGATTATTATAATACACATAAAAAAGTTTTTGACTTTGTAAAGTAAAGGGGTGAAAAAGGGCACTAATTGCTTCTAGACGTGAGTTGGTAAGACTGGCTCCGGAGAGTGGATGGTGGCATATGcaaaaaatgatttttctatattgatatttattatgttgtaataaaacaaattaatctttaaatcatCGATATCGATATATACggtattaatatttattaaattataaaaaattcatATAATCTAATCATATTAAAATAGATTGAGAAATATTCTCGAAAGAGGATGATCATGGTTTGATTAGATTTTGCAAGCGCATTTAAGATATTATAAAATGGTAAAAACAATAATTatgtaaattaaaaatatatccaACAATATATTTATTCATATGTATACATTACTCATTCATAAAACTGCTTATGCtttagacaaaaatttgtgtgagacggtcttatggGTCGtgtctgtgagacagatctcttatttgagtcatccatgaaaaagtattacttttttatgctaaaagtattactttttattgtgaatatgggtagggttgacccgtctcacaaattaagatccgtgagacggtctcacatgagacccactctaatttggcaaaaacttgtgtgaaacggtttcacgggtcgaatttgtgagacggatctcttatttgggttatccatgaaaaagtatacttttttatgctaaggatattattttttattgtgaatatgggtaaggttgacccgtctcacagattgtatccgtaagacggtctcacatgagacccaatCCAATAATTTGTACGTTTGTTGGTTTAGGTCCACTAacatttcaatttttttcttagcacaaaaaattcataattttggCTATTCATGGTTCATCTATCATCAaaagatttattttttttttcggaaAACATTGATTAAACAGTGGTTAAAGCTAAAGTTGCCTAAAATTATGGgtttcttgattttgaagggaaacaatttatttgaaagcaaactaacataaaaaaaaaaaaattcgaacaaATCAAACAAAATTTACAAGTTCTATGTATTTCATCAGAACCATTCAATAAATGTGACACCGAAACGTGCTTTAACAATCATGTAATCAACGTTTTTTTGGTGCAGATTGAATATTTCGGTGGTAGCGGACCAAAATAgcttagagtgagtctcatgtgagaccgtcttacggatcataatctgtgagacgggtcaaccctacccatattcacaataaaagttaatacttttagcataaaaagtaatacttttttatgggtgacccaaataagagatccgtctcacaaatacgacctgtgagaccgtctcacataagtttttgccaatagCTTAAATCCATATAACATGCACATATACAAGGTGTATGATATATCTTTGACTCTTTTTTCCTCATCCAAGATTCGAATCAACttcattaattaaaatattatcatcCTAACCATCCGAAAATCTTCCTCATCCGGCAGATGAACCAAATATGCACCAGAAAATGATTCAACATGGTCCGGATTGAATAATCTACAGATGTCTTATTACGAACCGCGAAAATTAACTCAATATCTAGgctcgaaaaagaaaaatacagcACGTAACTAAATATGATATGGTCCGGATCGGATAGTATTTTGTACGAAGCAGATATACAAGTAAAAATTTCATTGTGTGTTTGTTTGATAAGGTTTAACCTAAAATACGATAATGAATATGGATCATCGGATGTAACTAACATCTTTAAAATGGGTCCCTACGGTATCAAAATCAAAAGGCAGAACAAAAAAAATACTCAGATTGAAGATAGAAAAGGTGGTGGTGTTTCCAAGAGATTAGGGTAAAGTCCAAATGACATTAGTTATGGTTTATTAGTGAGAAGGTAGTTGAAGAATCACATTATTAATATAAAGTAAAATGGATTTCAAACGATACTATAATTGgatgaatttgaaatatatcATAATTAACGTGAGATAGTGTGTAAACAAATAATGATAAATTTGAAGTTTACGATCTGTCTtgtataaacaataaaaatatatttgaaattaaacaCAATCTAAATGAAATTGTGGGtatatatattttgtaaaaataataattctaaTTATCGGTTACTTTATGTAGTAGGGTCTTCTAGAAGATAAGTAGGTTGAGCACAAGGAAAaataacaaaagaaaaaaaacacgAGTTTGGTTGTGGTTGTGTGCGGGCTTAATTTGGTTTACCTTCCTCTTTCACTTTTTCTTTTTCCCGCAATACTTGGGGTGTAACATAAGTTTGAGTAGGTcttacgtgagaccgtctcactgaTCATAATCTGTAaaaacgggtcaaccctatccatattcacaataaaaagtaatactcttagcataaa from Primulina eburnea isolate SZY01 chromosome 17, ASM2296580v1, whole genome shotgun sequence carries:
- the LOC140818500 gene encoding myb-related protein 308-like, with the translated sequence MGRSPCCEKGHTNKGAWTKEEDDRLRAYIKAHGEGCWRSLPKAAGLLRCGKSCRLRWINYLRPDLKRGNFTDEEDEFIIKLHSLLGNKWSLIAGKLPGRTDNEIKNYWNTHIRRRLIDRGIDPTTHRRSCNDHAPTAVPETTQTISFCGAKDYYKEDGNACGILYNKLEENDIVDQEQRPDLNLELRISPPRPQ